Proteins encoded together in one Betaproteobacteria bacterium window:
- a CDS encoding glycosyl transferase, whose amino-acid sequence MLVIVALPALAFVITSALIAWMLRSRFAGLVLDHPNERSLHADPVPRTGGLAIMCALTCAGILLLPVSV is encoded by the coding sequence ATGCTCGTGATCGTCGCGCTTCCTGCCCTTGCATTCGTGATAACCTCCGCCCTGATCGCGTGGATGTTGCGGAGCCGTTTCGCCGGTCTCGTGCTGGATCATCCCAACGAACGCTCGCTGCATGCCGATCCCGTGCCGCGCACGGGCGGGCTGGCGATCATGTGTGCGTTGACCTGTGCCGGCATCCTCCTGCTGCCGGTGAGTGT